One segment of Desulfonatronovibrio magnus DNA contains the following:
- a CDS encoding L-lactate permease → MSVGYLAIFSALPIVLALILMVGLRWPATRAMPLAWLAAVISGMIFWEMPMRYIAALSIQGVITATGILIIVFGAILILMTLRDSGGMETIQSGMQDISPDMRVQAIIIGYLFTAFIEGAAGFGTPAALAAPLLLALGFPPLAAAIICLTFNTFPVTFGAVGTPVILGLTYLQDLVEAAVYGQAAGLNFTDYESFGMVVGQWSSLLHLPMIVILPVFMLGFITRYFGPSRSWAEGFAAWKFCLFAAASFSLPYLLFAWLVGPEFPSLIGGLVGLGIVVWGAKNKIAVPRDVFTFGSQKNWDPEWSGTVTASEGCRFKASMSQFKAWSPYMLIGLILVLTRIDELGLKALLASVTLSFSNILGYEEVSGSIAILYLPGTIPFILVAVLTIFIHQMKAEQVKNAWKDAMVRIKNPAIALFFAVALVSIFRGSGIQDELLNPNMYPSMPLSMAEAIAVIAGQSWPMFAGFIGGLGSFITGSNTVSNLLFAEFQWGMASQLDLPHQIIVAAQAVGGGFGNMVCIHNIVAVCAVLGLSGKEGLILRKTFWPFVLYGLVTGVVVSLMSFVFFPHLY, encoded by the coding sequence ATGTCTGTAGGATATCTGGCCATTTTTTCGGCTCTGCCCATTGTCCTGGCCCTGATTCTTATGGTTGGTCTGCGCTGGCCGGCAACGAGAGCCATGCCCCTGGCCTGGCTGGCAGCTGTTATATCTGGTATGATCTTCTGGGAGATGCCCATGAGGTACATAGCAGCCTTATCTATTCAGGGAGTTATCACAGCCACAGGTATTCTAATAATTGTTTTCGGGGCAATACTTATCCTCATGACTTTGCGTGATTCCGGAGGCATGGAAACCATTCAGAGCGGAATGCAGGATATTTCCCCTGATATGCGCGTCCAGGCCATAATTATCGGCTACCTGTTTACAGCCTTTATTGAAGGGGCAGCTGGATTTGGAACTCCTGCAGCACTGGCTGCGCCTCTGCTTCTGGCCCTTGGCTTTCCACCTCTCGCAGCAGCCATCATCTGCCTGACTTTTAACACTTTTCCTGTTACATTCGGGGCTGTGGGCACGCCCGTTATTCTTGGTCTGACTTATCTGCAAGACCTTGTAGAGGCTGCAGTATACGGCCAGGCAGCAGGGTTGAATTTTACCGATTATGAGAGCTTTGGCATGGTTGTGGGGCAGTGGTCCTCCCTCTTGCACCTGCCCATGATTGTCATTCTGCCTGTATTCATGCTGGGCTTTATTACCAGATATTTCGGGCCAAGCCGTTCCTGGGCTGAAGGTTTTGCCGCATGGAAATTCTGCCTGTTTGCTGCAGCTTCCTTTTCTTTGCCCTATCTGCTTTTTGCCTGGCTTGTGGGACCGGAATTTCCATCCCTTATCGGCGGACTTGTGGGCCTGGGCATAGTTGTCTGGGGGGCCAAGAATAAAATCGCTGTTCCCAGAGATGTCTTTACCTTTGGCTCTCAAAAAAACTGGGATCCTGAATGGTCAGGAACAGTAACTGCCAGCGAAGGGTGCAGATTTAAGGCATCCATGAGTCAGTTTAAAGCCTGGTCGCCATACATGCTTATCGGTCTGATTCTTGTTCTGACCAGGATAGATGAACTTGGTCTCAAGGCCCTGCTGGCATCAGTAACCTTAAGTTTCAGTAATATTCTGGGATATGAAGAAGTGAGCGGGTCTATTGCCATTCTTTATCTGCCCGGAACAATCCCCTTTATTCTCGTGGCTGTCCTGACCATTTTTATTCATCAGATGAAGGCTGAGCAGGTCAAGAACGCCTGGAAAGACGCCATGGTGCGTATAAAGAATCCAGCCATAGCCCTGTTCTTTGCGGTTGCTCTGGTTTCTATCTTTCGGGGTTCAGGCATCCAGGATGAGCTTTTGAATCCTAATATGTATCCATCCATGCCTTTATCCATGGCCGAGGCCATTGCAGTCATTGCCGGGCAGTCCTGGCCCATGTTTGCCGGATTTATCGGAGGGCTTGGTTCTTTTATAACTGGTTCCAATACTGTTTCCAACCTGCTTTTTGCCGAATTCCAGTGGGGCATGGCTTCCCAGCTTGATCTTCCCCATCAGATTATTGTTGCTGCCCAGGCTGTTGGTGGAGGGTTCGGCAATATGGTCTGTATTCATAATATTGTTGCTGTTTGCGCAGTGCTGGGCCTTTCGGGCAAAGAAGGACTGATTCTTAGAAAAACTTTCTGGCCTTTTGTACTTTACGGTTTGGTAACTGGTGTTGTGGTAAGTTTAATGAGCTTTGTTTTCTTTCCGCACCTGTATTAG
- a CDS encoding FAD-binding oxidoreductase — translation MSTQSLEKEFAKIAGQENVLTQEADLHAYSYDSAVLDQVRPGIVVRPADSESLGKVVRLCNEHGLKLTVRGAGTNLSGGTVPHPGGVVCLTTALDKILEINQDDLYAVVQPGVITAKFAAQVASKGLLYPPDPGSQAVSTLGGNVAENAGGLRALKYGVTKDYVMGIDFFDVSGNLVRTGARTVKCVTGYNLTGLMVASEGTLGVFEKIILKLVPPPKAIKSMMAEFDNVQAASETVSSIIAAKIVPATLEFMDNFTIKTVENFRGAGLNTEAAALLLIEVDGHPAQVEDDAAQIVDICNAHGAVKVRQAENEQERAAVWQARRDALPALARVRPTTVLEDATVPRSKIPAMMKALERIADEFKLTIGTFGHAGDGNLHPTILTDKRDVQEWERVHKAIDAIFDEALALGGTLSGEHGIGLAKAKYMHLEHGTAAIEYSRKLKEVMDPGNILNPGKILGTLLS, via the coding sequence ATGTCAACTCAGAGTTTAGAAAAGGAGTTTGCAAAGATTGCAGGCCAGGAAAATGTCCTGACCCAGGAAGCAGATCTGCATGCCTATTCCTATGATTCAGCTGTTCTGGACCAGGTAAGGCCTGGCATAGTAGTAAGGCCTGCGGACTCAGAGTCTCTTGGTAAAGTTGTCAGGTTGTGTAATGAACATGGCCTCAAGCTGACTGTCCGGGGAGCTGGCACAAATCTTTCAGGCGGAACTGTGCCCCATCCCGGGGGAGTGGTTTGCCTGACCACGGCCTTAGACAAAATTCTGGAGATTAATCAGGATGACCTGTACGCAGTTGTGCAACCTGGTGTAATAACTGCAAAATTTGCAGCTCAGGTTGCGTCTAAGGGGCTGCTTTACCCCCCTGATCCCGGCTCGCAGGCAGTCTCTACTCTGGGGGGGAATGTGGCTGAGAATGCAGGCGGTCTCAGAGCTCTTAAGTACGGAGTTACCAAAGATTATGTTATGGGCATTGATTTTTTTGATGTCAGTGGAAACCTGGTGCGTACCGGAGCCAGAACAGTCAAATGCGTTACCGGATATAACCTGACAGGACTGATGGTTGCTTCTGAAGGCACTCTGGGGGTATTTGAAAAGATTATTCTCAAACTGGTTCCTCCTCCCAAGGCCATAAAATCCATGATGGCAGAATTTGACAATGTCCAGGCTGCATCTGAGACAGTGTCCTCCATTATTGCAGCCAAAATTGTTCCGGCTACTTTAGAGTTTATGGATAATTTCACCATCAAAACCGTGGAGAATTTTCGCGGTGCCGGTCTGAACACAGAAGCAGCAGCACTCTTGCTTATTGAGGTAGACGGCCACCCAGCCCAGGTAGAAGATGATGCAGCCCAGATTGTGGATATATGTAATGCCCACGGTGCAGTTAAAGTCAGGCAGGCAGAAAATGAACAGGAACGGGCCGCAGTGTGGCAGGCCAGAAGAGATGCATTGCCTGCCCTGGCCAGAGTGCGCCCCACCACTGTTCTGGAAGATGCCACAGTACCCAGATCAAAGATTCCGGCCATGATGAAGGCCTTAGAGCGCATAGCAGACGAGTTTAAATTGACCATTGGTACTTTCGGGCATGCAGGGGACGGGAACCTGCACCCCACCATTTTGACTGACAAACGCGATGTTCAGGAATGGGAGCGGGTACATAAGGCCATTGATGCCATTTTTGATGAGGCTCTGGCTCTTGGCGGCACTCTTTCCGGGGAGCACGGCATTGGTCTGGCCAAAGCAAAATATATGCATCTTGAGCATGGTACTGCAGCCATTGAATACTCTCGAAAGCTTAAAGAAGTTATGGATCCCGGAAACATTCTCAACCCTGGCAAGATTCTCGGCACCTTGCTGTCCTGA